TGATCGGATTTTGATACTTAATTGATTCTTCAAAGTTTTAATACATTGATTAGCATAATCACGTTTTTTGCATGATAGCATTACCAAAGTAAGTAGATTAATGCAGCTAAGGGTTCTTAATTTGTTAAATTTCAACATTCTAGTGGAATACAATACCaccatgatgcatgcatgttggTGTCATCTGACCTATCTCTTCCTTGAAAGAAACTAGCTGTCTCCTTGTATAGAAGGAGCTGAGGACATTGGAATCACGTGATGGGCTTGTGATTTGTTTGTTGTACTTGTTATGGATTCCAgtctttttagtttttggtaGAAAATGAGAGCACAAAAAGGTTGGAATATGATCCCATAACATCATTTTACCTGGAAAACGAGTGCTAAAGTTCTTTCATTATTTGGAATCTTGGACTCATCCTGCCATCTGCAAATTAATGAAAGTCAGTTTCACACCAGGTTCGGAACATAATTATTGGCGTTTCTCCAATAATCTCTTCGTTCATCCAAGATAAATAGGGGAAACGCTACGCTCAGTTATCACACAACGAAAGCTAAAGACCCTAAACTGGTTCATTTTCCATAAACATGTCCATGGAAGATAATCACAATAGCAGCCCAAAATCTGTGAAGGTGTGTGAGAAAATCCTCAGTGCAGTTACTTCTAGTCCTGTCTACCGAACCCTTCATCGTATCTCATCTCGCCAAGAACATCCCACAGCTGCATCCCCTGCTCCCAATCCTTCAAAGCTAATCCATACTCCTTCCACAACGGCAACAACCATTGATATTCCGATCACCACACCAACTAGCCATGAACATCCCAAGTCTTCAAAAGGCTCCCAGCACCTCGATGCAGTCAAGGTTCCCATTGAGTTTGATTTCTCAAGCCCACCTAAACTGAATGTGGAAGGCAAACCAGCAACACCTAAACCGAATGACGAAGACCGTTTTTCTGAGTTCATTACAATCACAAAGATGAAGATGTTAAATGGAATAGATGATGATGACCaggataaaaagaaagaaaagatagaTACAGATCAGGAATACATCGATCGTACAAAGATGAAGATCAGAGCAACTACGCCAAGTATGAGCAATGGAAGGCGGTAGGAGAGTTCAATATAAACAGGGGAGCCGAGCCTCGACTGCAACTGTAAACAGGTATCTGGTGAATAATTCTTGGAGTTGGGTTTTCTCCAAGTAAATAAATCATTCCTGGTTGCATGCCCGAGCTGATGCTTAAGCCGAGGCTGTCTATGGCTCTTTCTGTCTCTTATGTATTTACTATTATTGGAAGCAAAGGATGGAGAGCTTGTGTTCAgtaatttggttttgtttttcgtGCTTGTTTTTGCCTTATGCAAATCCTTTTCCATGCCATCTTGCTGCCTTATTTAATTGTGTTaacttcttttattaatatgaaGTTGGGTTGTtttgtttgagagagagagagagagagagagagagagagagagagagagagagagagagagagagagagagagagatttggctTGATATAATTGAACACAATCCAAAAGGATGAATCTGCCAAacctgaagaagaagaagaaggaggaggaggaggaggaggagtttCGAATGTTCTTTCGTAGTGAGATACAGTAATTCAGGCATTTTGATTGATGATTACACCGCAAATGCCTCACAACAAgcactcaaaaagaaaatgccTTCCAACCAGCATCTGTTAGTTTAAGTGAAACATGTCACCATTAATAAGTTTAATATTGATCGCTAACTTCTAAATGATCATAGGATTTATTCACGCCTTTTGGGGattcttattttaattcatactatatatatatatatatatatcatgtttcaAGCGCAGCTTTGATTCTAGTGAATATTTCTCACCTTGAAAATGCTATAAAACTTGTGAATACCGTACCTTATATTCTTGAAACCTAAACTTACACAAATTCCACTTTTAAGAAAATGGAAGTcgtatttttttactattttatgttataaattctTAATAATTTGGTAAACAATTACAATTAATTTGTAGACTATATATCATGGTGAAAACTTGCAATTTAGATATTTAACAAAGTGGATTTTGCTTCCATGAttctattttcttctttggaatgGAATTCTCTTCAAGTTTTGACATATCCTGTTTTGCACTAAATCAACACTAACCATTTCAAATGAAATGGAGGGATTCTGATCTTTTACCTTTGAGACGGATGAGGCCCTTAtcccttcttttattttctttttaataagagTATAAAAACCTCCCATTCAAAAATTTTCATCACATAAATTtcaatgaaaatataataaataaaatggacAAATGAAGAAATTGCTCCATTTCGTGAATCATACAAGTGTCACAATTTTGTGAGGTTacataaaaaagaatattcttGAGAGTCAATTTCGTGAATCGTACAAGTGTCACAAGTGGCTATTATAAgtctattataaatattatccTTACAAAGAAAGAAACATATTCATGCAAGTAGCATGAATAAAAAAGTGAGTCCATAAATCCTAATTTTATGGTTATTAAATTTTCTCTGATACTTCAGCATAAATCCTAAACTCAATTGGAAGGGAGGAAGACCCAATTCCGAAGCTAATAACATTGTGCCTGATCAGTCGAGTTATTCTCAAGTGTGAGCCCATGAAAGCTATAGGAGATAATATCAAGTACTGTTAAAGCTGGGGATATAACTGGTCAATAGGCCCACTCATTGAAGCCAGAAAGTCATGTTTTAGAATATTAGCTACGCTACAccattcattatatatatatatatatatatatatatactagtaaagcaGCATGTGCGATGCACGTGTGCCCAGTCGATATTTTTCTTAAgcgtaacaatttaaaaatttttcaatttagccataaatagacagaattttatatatattttaacaattttcttcctcttcataataaacattatatacatTGTTTGCAAAATATTCATTGCTATAATACAGCACTCTAATAAACATAACTACAACTATACACGAGTACCCTGTCTTTTTTAGACAATGTGTcatcaaaattgttaaaatattagtgATTGGACCCCTGTCGATATAaactttctaaatatttaaatataattaaaatatcttttaactttaagttCTTTATCTAATGATATTATTTAAtcgttacaatttttaaaacttttaaaataaaacataaaaaaatggaatttattgcataatttataatttttaacataacagTATTGAGAGTGATGAATAAAAGAAGCCGGACATGATTAAAGCCACTTTTTAGACAATGTATcatcaaaattgttaaaatatcagTGATTGGACCCCTATCGATATAAACTTTCTATCCACCTTagtatattaaattcaatatttttgtctGTAAGACAAGCAATTAAAGGGCTCGACCACCAACACACCATGTGATTTACGCGCATCGGCCCCATTCAGCACCAAAAAGCTGGCCCACCAAGTCCACAAAGATAAGCCCCCTCTACTTGGCGATATCCCATtgactattgattttattaattttttttttcttcattcgtCGATTTTCACAAAAGTCAGTGTAATTCACATGCTTGGGCCCACattcctttatttttaaaaaatatatttaaaacatggaTTTATATTTGAAAGTGCCATGTATACTATTTGTTCAATTAAAAAAGGTTTAATTTGTTTGACGCATGTTTACACCATGAATATACAACTCTAAATTACCATGCATAAAAAAACTCAGATCtatctgaaaattatttcctaTTATTCAAACTACAGCGCCCAACAACACTAATACAAAACCTTATGCTTTATTGTAATCGTATTTGTCTATATTGACCAACAGAGATCTCAAACCAAAGCCACGACTTCCAGTGCCAATTCGAGTGTATGCAGTCACTTCTGGAGAGACAGACACTGATGCCCCAAGAACATATAGAGCAAATGTCATTCCTGGTATATTTTGAAGACCACTATATTGTTAAGCTTAGTTAAGATtgattggatatgcatgattaattgcatatttatatggatcaataTTTATGTTCATAATAAGGATATGAAAGTAACTGGTACAATCTTTCTTTCCAGGAATCGTAATCTTCTCTGAGGTGGAGGCAAATGATTCCGGAGTTTTGAATTCAGCACATATCATCATTGCTAGACAATCAATGCATCCATGTTGTGCTTTGGAAACTAAGGGGAGAAAATATTTACAGCCATTACTTGCATACAGATAAGAGTAACCAGtagaaaaatatggaaaaaaaaaagtaatcagGCATGTAGTTTCATCCCCATTCAGTAAAGGCCATAGGAGCATGGTTTCTAGCGTCTTCCTAATTTTGAACACGAAAGGATGGCTAATTGAATTTCTGCCTCTGATCTACAATGCAGAAAAAACCTTTACATTAGCTGTGGCATAATTATTATTGATGACGCTTTGGATCAAAGTAATCAAGAAAAGCAGTACTTCATGatcacattaaaatatattgatatcatAAGATTATTACCATAAGGGAAGTGCAAACTGAAAACAAACAAACTTTTATCTTCAGTATATCCTGAGAGCTGCTACATGTTGTAACTCGGTGCAAAGAATTGGAAATACAACCTAACAAATCAAAAGGCAGAGTCAAAAAGTATTTGAACATGAAAATGAGAAGACACGCAATTAAAACCGCAAGCAGAAATGAGAAACCAATAATTGCTTCCAGAAAGTAAAACCAACACCAATTACATCAATTCGgaaacttttaaaaaagaaaaaagaaaaaaaaaccataatcaaataatcaaacagTCTCAAGCATAAGCCAAATAAGATGCACTAATAACAAGGTTGGGCACAGTTGTTGATACTTGGGGGTGAATGCGACCACAAAGCTCAGTAGCAACTTTTCGTACATCGTCAAATTCAAACTTATGAAatgccctaaaataaagaactGAAGAAATAAGTACATTTCATTAAGTATACTGAAGCAACtgaggttattcatgtgaatcaacctatttagaaggagagcagcagcactgtcatgattgttgatatcttgatcccCTGGAATTTTCCCAAATAATAAGtaaagattttacaagtgaactgtaactaaaaaatttataaaatgagaagcttcaattgagatttagagaacattcaatggggagatgaatgaaattattagatctgaaataccatctgttaaatacaattagtatttcagattcatattatgattttgtaagaagtgtgcattattaaaggagaaataaaatgaaacacatagaagatctatcagaagatagaaatacaaatatgaatatttgtgaagcattattttattatgtcgaagtaaaattacagaaatttgaggcttttcgcctcaatctttaaacgctcttactcttcaaaaatctgcatgtctttcctatctaaaggagtagccactcgaaaagaagatttaagcaaagattttaaatctctgttatctcgctttagtgcttctatcttcatgttggactccataagaagtcgctgaaagatagaaatattctcgtggagtttgtcaaccccaccagtcctggattgtagtcgctgagaatatgcgataatggctgatgagtatcgggtaccgagactcacaagctcgtagataagttcattatctgacttattagtcagatcattattagattgcataatagcacctacggaagaagcagaaacaactggtgaacaaGGTGCAGAATATCTCATGTagtggtaatgagaagattgatgagccattgcaaagtgagaaagcagaaagagattgcagactaatttcagaaaagtgaagaagatgagatgcgaaagaagatgaactgaataattcttttatagagaaaattataacGACTCATCTCttgtgaagcatttctctacaacagagaagagcaatgtagtatcatagctacgGTGCCTGACATCTACAGAaaaacaaagtagtgtcatagctatgcggcgcctgacaactacaaaAGAGCAacgtagtatcatagctgcggcgcctgacagctatagaagacctgtaaaaattctacggatcagagttgtctggtctaaaacaaagggccaccgtttttgttgaaaaaaacagagagagagacagaggttaacggcttaattttgatgaattctctactaactatatCATTTAGAAGAatatttaaagtatatcgcttATGTTTTTCTAATGCAATCGAGAGCTTACCACTAAAATCGAAGATCTTAGACATGGGTACGGCTGAAAAAATCCAGGAGATCGAATCCGCACCGTTTCCCACCAGAAAACCctccaaagaaaacaaaaaagagaaacccaaagaagacaacggccaaaatctcttTGTACAGAGCTTTAGGCTAGAAGTTCATGAGAGTAACAAAACTACCAGGACATGAAAACCCTATGAGATAgggcaaaaaaaagtagagaaaagaagtgagaggaaagagaaggtgagaAGCGAAATGATAGAAGTCGGGGTGGCTCAATAGGGAATAattccaaacatgcacttaCACTACAAAAATAATGCTTATTTGTAGTAAGTTATTTCttatgttcatgttaaaatgagcatatttttattgtaaataattaatcacaaatgcttatttttcttgtaattgatcatcatctttttcattagctaattttacaatcttttacaaatattatgattcttcataatttttttataaagtaaatttggCAAAACATTTACAATATGATTTCCAGGACGTTCAAACGTCGATGCACGagatttctatatatatatatatatatttaaaaagaatatattgtcAATACTATCTTGATcttatgattttaatttgtttgaagtTTACAGTTTGAATATACAATTAGTTGTATGGCATGTGTTGTCACGAGCTCACAAATtaattctctatatatatatatatatatataatatctcacCACGTCGAACATGAGTACTACCTCTatctcatttatatattattaattaattataaacgaGAAACATGATGATCATCGGGTTGCTTTTGATTATTGGACCATCCTAATTAACTTtttgacttaaaaataaaaaaacactaaaaaacttatacaaaaaaaaGTTCCTAAAGTTAACAAATTAATAAACGTGATGATCATGCCTACAAAACAGAGGTGCGTTATTAACAGATTAATTTTTGATATGTTAATAtagtcttatttaataaataataatatattatcagaGTGGTTGTGTgatgttttataatatattcatttaCAGCAAAGTTGTTGCATGTGTCGTTGTCTTTGTGCTCCTCGATATATTATCAGAGTGGTTGTGTgatgttttataatatattcatttaCAGTAAAGTTGTTGCATGTGTCGTTGTCTTTGTGCTCCTCGATTTGCTGGGTCGTGATCTCCTCATTTTCCACTGATCTTTCATTTGTCCTCTATCTCCAGGTATGTTTTGTTATTATCCATATAAATAAATGTTcctctatttattttgtattattttatgaatgtAATAATACTGTTTGTCATGTAGTAATAATAATGGAATCAAGATTAACAACAACTAAGGCATCAACTCATTATAGTgattaggcaattttttttaaattttttatttttaatcaggTCTACTTTTTCCTTAATTGGTCGTTGTTgtttttgattgattgaattaaataaattatatatacgtGCATGACATGACAAATGTCACATGATCagaaatagttaaaaatacaattattttctGGCATGTGGTCATGATTAATTCcttctaaattgatattattcatcATGTATCCTATAGCCAAAAGATTTTGGGGAAGTATACTTGTTATTGGCATCTCTCAGATacagagcgagagagagatctagagaaaaaaattaattcttagtGGAGAAGTGAAGGGTTGAATTATTGAGCACAACACCTTTTTTCTACATCTCACCAACTCTTTCTTTAGAGTCATTTTCAAAACTTGCTTTTTGTAAGAtgaaaaatcaaacaaagttGGACCctcttttttataagttattcatTTCGATCAATAATCATGCATTATCTTTGTGATCCACGATAATCTCTACATTAAATAAAGTTATCAAAAGATCTCCCGACAAAATATAAAGCATGAAACTAATCATGCCACTAACCTTGTCTTTAGAAGAAGAAGTTAAAGAGGTGCATTATTttctaactttttaaaataatgcatgttgacgttctcttctattttttttaaaaaaaaatagattgacACAATACAATCTATTATGTTAATAAATCGtgttaagatttaaaattttgacacaataaaattaaagaatcggattaaaattaatctatataatatgttatacaTATTTTAACACATGATGTTAATACATTTGACACCTCTAATTATGGGTGTCCACTATTTATGAAGAGGAAAGATGGTATGACCTCTCTCAAAaggtttctctctcttcaaatttcaaaagaacAACAGTTGATAATGGATCCCACATTGAACGAGATGATAACGTAAGTAAAATAAGCTGTCCTCCACATGCATATAGTTATAAATCGAGTAATGtcaatatagtttttaaaacaaaataacagaatttattattaaaaattgatttatttttttaaaaaatatataatatttatatactctatAACTGTTAATATAAAGCatagtatttttcattttaatttcaggtgatttatatatttttctaaaagtttatttattttttcttagtgTGGCTGGCATACTTTTTAAAGGACCAAAAATACCCATGCTTTATATGATTCGCCTACCATCCAGCTTTTAGCCTTTCTCATCACTGAAGCTAGATCTGCACAATTCAGGCCCACAAGAAAGATGGAAGCTCTCATCTACCGGAGCTCGTCAAAGCTGTACGAATCGCCTATATCTTTTCCATTCTGAACTCGGATTTTTTCCAACTCCTGCAATATCTTTCGCTCCACTTTAGGTCTCGACGACAGGAGCCAAAAGAACCAGCTCAAAGCCGAAGAGGTCGTGTCCCGTCCTGCAAGAATGAAGCTTATGACGATATCCCGGAGAAATTCGGGCGAGTTTTCTTCGTTTGCCATGAACCGGGACAATAGGTCTGCTTCTTTTTCAACCTTCTGTTCCGCTCTCGACTGAATAATATCATCCGCAAATTCATGGACCGTCTTGATTGCGTTTCTTAGCCTTCGCTCTGGTCCAATGTTTAGAAACTTGTTAATCTTCGCCATAACTGGGATGGCATACATGAAACTTTCGAAACTAAGCGATGCAGCGTCCTCGAAAGCCCGCATGAACTCCGCTCCGGAGGTTCCATCACCGCCGAGACAGCCTGGGTCAACGTTAAAAGCCAGTTTGCAAACGTTGTCGAATGCAAAGCGCTCCAAAATGTCTTGCAAATCCAAGACGCTGGCTGTTTCCGAGGCTCTTGTTAGAATCGGAATAAGTCTCGTATTGATCTCCAGGGTTACGTT
This genomic window from Carya illinoinensis cultivar Pawnee chromosome 7, C.illinoinensisPawnee_v1, whole genome shotgun sequence contains:
- the LOC122315322 gene encoding cytochrome P450 94A1-like, yielding MELFSAQSFLLFFLLSLYVYLLFNGTSKKKSINKGFKSYPILRTMPEFLQNRHRFLDWTTETLSSCPTNTAIFRLPSKTGIITANPSNIERMLKTNFDNYPKGDRFIALLQDFLGPGIFNSDGELWKVQRKTASYEFNTKSLRHFVMENVTLEINTRLIPILTRASETASVLDLQDILERFAFDNVCKLAFNVDPGCLGGDGTSGAEFMRAFEDAASLSFESFMYAIPVMAKINKFLNIGPERRLRNAIKTVHEFADDIIQSRAEQKVEKEADLLSRFMANEENSPEFLRDIVISFILAGRDTTSSALSWFFWLLSSRPKVERKILQELEKIRVQNGKDIGDSYSFDELR